tggtagactcttagaacattttttttcgtaaatctgaaaaataaaaggaaatgattatttatttcaaaagttattcaagtttaggtgatgactgtttttttttgtcaccctgtaTATCTCGCTTTGAAAAAAAATAGCATCCTTATTCGTGCCAAGTCATGCACGCAATCGGCAATTctgtctaaccttaagacaagTAGTGATGATGACATGTTAGATATCAGACCCCACataaattttagttacggaagaggagtagtctttaataaagacctgtatgaatctacagaagaggaaatactggcCATGTGACCATGAACAATGTGGAAAGTACACGAGATTCCTGGaatgtcaatgattatccttactttccaggatgctgatgtgtcTTTCCACATTGTTATTGAGAAGGAAAGAATTAATGTTGTACCTTTCCAACAAGCCACTACGATATTTCAATTGtctcaattttggacatccttctaaagtttgcaaaaatttgaaaatttgtagCATTTGTTTCAGATTttaccatggagagtgtacacttgaggccaggtgtttgaaATGAAACTCAAAACATAAATCCagtgatccttctctctgattacggttctttttatctttgcctacacattaactgaatagtctggcctattctttacataatcttgtctgtcctcatacacctgacaacactgatattatcaaacaattcttcttcatccaaggggttactgcaatgtaattgttcattggccactttcctcttgccaagggtagaagagactctttagctattttaagcagatcttctagaaggacactccaaaatcaaaccattgttctctagtcttgggtagtgccctagcatctgtaccatggcgttccactgtctttggttagagttctcttgcttgagggtacactcgggcacactattctatccaatttctcttcctcttgttttgttaaagtttatatagtttatataggagatatttattttaatgttgttactcttaaaatatttaatttttccttttttcctttcctcactgggctattttccctgttggagcccctggacttattgcatcctgcttttccaactcattattagcaagttgtaataataatgataataataataataataatgataggagctgcaagctttataagttggaagaagctgccctcaacaaatccagtgtagaacacataagtgtgggacatgcgaAAAGACTACTTAATAATTAAACAGCTATGGAGAGGTACTGAAATCTAGAAAAAATATACCACAGGAAACTTCAAACCCAAGTAGTAATGCCAGTAGCTCAGAGAAAAGAAATGTATCATCTTATAATATGACGAGGcaagcatattgccttctgaggctttgccacggtGTATCAAAAGtggggcattgcccatttctgttcAATCTTCCTCCCTCATTACCAACAATAGTGCTAACCTTTCTCAGGCAATGTCCTGGACTGATTTGATGGACGTTCCAATTAAAACCAACTTAtctggtgcacctgtagtggggaaggtaaaTATCCTGGTAGCTCACCTCCTTTTAATaggaaaagagagacctccatatcTCCCACCTCCTTCCATAAGAAACATTGAATAAAGTTAtaccatcaaataaatttgatatttggCCTGTTTATGTTTCTTATCAACCAAAAGACAATTTAGATGAATCAGAAATTAAAATTTAGGTCCACCATCCCTTcagcaattagatcaaaaggatacaaagaaaaagacgaacgtaAAACCCAATAAATCAATACCCTCTCTAAAGAAACCTCTGGAAAATAGACCAAATAATGGTCCATCTTTACAGAGATCGCGACAATGGAATCTTGAGAAGGTGGATTTCGTGAGCTATGCAAAATTGAAGGGAATGGAGAAGTTTAAAAgtgttgatgatgctatagacttactgaatggaacttttCATACATCAGGAGTcagttcaattcccaaaacaacagggatatttaaacggcaaccagtcccctggtggtcttcagaacttaACTGCCGTGCACAAAGCCACAATAAGATTTTTAACTTGATTGCCCAAACGCCATGCTgaggaaaatttaattatatacaagaagtgtagagcacagttctgcatTGCAATCTAAGAAGCTAGGCGCtagtcttgggtatcttttgttttctCAGTcagcagtagaacaccaccatcttttgCATGGAGGAAAGTAacaaagatagcaggcaaatttatccccaacccaccaccactgttgaaggtgaatggtcagtatgtgaccggAGCaactgatgttagcaatgccctggctgatcatttatCAAATGTATCATCTaggtgtgaagcagctcctggtcaccagtatagaagcagtgaaaaacataaatttttaaattttgcaacaggaaagtaAGAATCTTACAATGCTCGTTTTACTaagagagaatttgattctgcacttgctatgtATAATGATACAgatcctggacccgatggaattccatatgcaatgattaaacttgTATCTTTTAATGCTAAGTTATTTGTTTTaaccattattaacagaatatgacatgatcatagttatccaagtgtttgggaactagccattattttagccgtAACataacccggtaaggataagttgttccataactggaatacaaaccaatgctcgttataagggtattactttcggcgaagctaaaaaaatgagccattagacttttacCGTGGGGTAACCACCTACCCACTAGATAGTGGGGGAGGAAGTGTGGGGTGGGGGGCGGGTGTTAGAGGCTACCCATCTCAGTCACACATCTGTGACTGTGACTTatattcactttacttttggctcgggggaAGAGACATTGTCTCTCTCCCCTCTCCAATTGATCGGGCTTTTGACTTTTTGatctcatgtttttcttttttacagtatatatgaaaacatgttttttatatatattctaggctttctttacagtgaatgttgctgtttgtgtgacagaGTAGTGTGGCAGATTTTCGACGGCAGAGAATCATCCTTTACGACTTTATTTCCTTGGACAACGGACATCCCGTAGGTGGGGTCCTTTTGAGTGACTTGGCCgccaccgcaggggaatcgtcatcatttGGATATTCTTCCGTTTGGATATTAACGTCACCTTCCCTTTTATGTGTTCTTAGAGGGAATATGCTTGCAGCCTTCACAGAGCTTGActttggtcttctttttctcactgACAACGCCGCTCACTTTATGTGAGTGGCCCGTAAATCCTTTGCGGGGAGAACACCTTTGCCGGTCACAGGTTAGGTTACGCTTCTGAATAGTTTTCttcattaattgaaataataatatttggtaatttaacttttcagctttgatTCCGCTCTCCTTCCTGGGATGATGGTCATACGGCCTTTTCTTGCCGGCGAAGGATGTGCATGACCTTAGCTTCTCCGTTCTTCCTATGGGAACCCCTGATTGGTTCTCCCGAGTAGTTTGTTTTGTCTGCTGAATTAATCAATTGTAAttctttttttacagtttttacgcTGCCGCTCTACTCCCGTTGATGGTGGCCGGGCAAGGGAGTGCACAGTCCTTAATTTGTGTCTGTTCTTTCAGGGGACACCTTTTCTGTCCGTGGATTAGGTGCTAGGGagttttctgttttcatttttcctCAGTGAAGCCATATTTCCTCGTTCGGCTAAGATAGCCGACATAGAAGAGCAGTTCTGTTTGTTCCTGTGGAATCTGCTGTCAGTGCGTCATCCCCCTCCTGTTCTCCTGCGCCTgaggcagctcctgatcagcacacTAACCTtcaggaactagctccggctatgtTTTCTCAGGTATCGCTCGATGCagatcttcaacttgaacaaggcttgttgatgggaagcaaagaaaGCTGCCCGAAGGTCTGCCTCCAAGGTTTGGACCACTTCCCCTTCTGAGTGAGAGCTATCCTCCCCAGGTGTGGTGTTGGGCTGTCcttccttccgagggagaacttcctatcatcatctctgtctagtAACCTTCCCGCCTGCGaggagaattgctgacagctatATCTCATTAGTTGTTGCAGTCTCTTCGCCAAAAACTTGCCCCCACCCCCTACCCATGCTGAACCAACTCTTCCATCAGGGGCAGAGCGAAGTccaaggcaagtctctcctgcggcTGATCACTTCTCGCGTTCACGAGAGAGACCACCTATCGAGACACCTCTTCAGAAACCTTCCAACTTAGCAATTTTCATCATGGGTGAGCTCGCCGAGTTCGTAGTCCTTTTCGTCTCCTCATACGCGCTCATTCACCTTTAGCAAAGTGACGTCTGTTTGGCTCGTCGTTGACATCTGCAAAACAATCTCCTTCAGAGGAACTTCAAGGTCCTCGCCGTTTGTCCACTCCTAAGGTATTGCCTTTGGGACTAGTCTCGTCAGTCTCACTCCTCTCAATCTGGTTCCTGACCCTCGCCTATCTCACCGGACTCTCCTCGGACTTGCCGTTTACTTGTGCAACACTTCTCTCTGACCTCTCGCCATTGAACTGATGTTTGGGGCCTGCTGTTGCCCATCAAATCTCTGGACTCCTGACCTGCTCGCTGGCTTCTCGCTAACTGCCGATCACTAATTAGTCATTTTCCAATCGGCAACTCACCGATTGTCAAACCTTAATGCTGTTCCTCAGCTCATTGATTGTCGATCTCAAGCTCGCAGAGCTCATCTGAGGTTTCCACTCACTGATCGCCTACCTACAGGTCTCCGGTCACCAGATCACCGATCGCCAGCTCGCAGGTCTCCCGCTCACAACTAGACCATTCGACGGCTTGCCATCCGCCAGCTTGCCTATTTTGCAACTCCCTGTTTGTCAGCTCGCTGATGGCCAGCCTAACTTACCAGCACGCTGATGGTAAGCGCAACAATTGCCGATCGCAAGCTCAGTGACCGCTGATTGCCAAGCTGATTGCCAATTGCCTGCTCACTGATTGCTCGATCTTTCTTTCACTGATCCTCGATCACCAGCTCGCTGATCGCCAATCTCCAGCTCGCCAATCGCCAGTACGCCGATCGCCACCTCACCGATCGTCGAATCATATTGCGGTTCCTCAGCTCACCGCTTGTCGATTGCCAGCTCGCCAAGCGTCATTTCAGATATATGGCCACCAGCGATCGCTGACCAATGATCACCAATTCGCCAATTCGCCAGCTCGCTGTTTGTCAGCTTGCCAATTGCCAATTCAATGGCTAGACAATCTCCAGCTTCTTACCGATTAGCGTTTGACGACTCGTCGTTCGCTATCTTGGCATGTGACAGCTTTCTGTTTGTCAACTTGACGTTTGCCTACTTCCCGTTCACTGTTCGTCAGCTCGTGTTCATCGCTAAGCTAGCTAAAGAtcgtcttctctcctctctcttgtgCTTCCGCTACTTCGTTAGCCTTCACATATActgcagtgtttctcaaccttatTTTACAAATGGCACACTTAGGATCTTATAATAATATCACGGCACACttggaaaatttaagagaaaaaattaagagaatatatacttgtaaatatgagATGGAACTACAGacttaagaaataaaacacttttaaatatgaacttactttatttcagtgtttttcttaGAGTAAATTGTGAAGATGATTAGTGTGAAACTTGTGCCTGGTGATTTTGGCGACTTCCTCAATATTTGGTCGAATGTGTGACAAGCAGACCCTCATTTCTTCTTCAGTTGAGCGTAGTCTCTCTCGCTTCATAGTTTTGATGTTATTTAGGGTTGAGAAGCCAAGTTCACATAAATAAGATGTAGAAAATTGCAACAAAAGTGATAAAGCTTTTTTAGATAATGTGGGATATTCCTCTTGAACAGATATCCAAAATGAGTCAATAGGTacagtagaatgttttatttttagatctctgtcactagaaatggtggccagttcctcttcttcacacaactgtaatccaatattagagggaatATTCATGAAAGGATTTCGAATCCAATCATACTTCTCTGTGCTCAGTGATGGAAAATAGTGGTCGATGTTTTCATCAAGCGCTGTCAGATGAGAAACAACAATAGGGATCATTTCTTTAATGCAAGTGGTACGCATTGAAGGAAACATATCAAAATTACCTGAGCTTGCtctatttttccaaataataattttcttttttagagcaACTAACTTATCTGTTGAGGTCAGAATATTTTCATTTCTCCCTTGCATGCTactgtttgtgttgtttaattgaCTGAATATTTCTGTTAGGTATTCCAGTTTAGACATCCAAAGTTCACAACGAAGATGCTCACAGAATTTTCCCTGCTTTTCTTGGTCGAAAAATACGattaattccttgtgtaattcacgAACACGAGTTAATACCTTACCTTTCGATAGCCATCGAACTTCGGTATGCATTAGTAATCTAACATGCTGGGAGTCCATTCCTTTGCATAGTTGTTCAAATAATCTTGACTTCAAAGgcctacttttaatataatttattatttcaaCTAGGTGGTGTAACACTAATTTGAAATCTTCTTGtgatatttttgaaataagaaCTTCTCTGTGTAAAAAGCAATGAGTACGAATAAGATCTGGGTTTTCTTTTTCTGCAAGAGATACAAATCCTTTAATACAGCCTGTCATACATGGGGCTCCATCAGTGCAAATGCCTACGCAAGATTTCCATGTTAAATTTATTTCTCTAAGGTAGTCAGTTATCACATCAAAAATATCTTGACCTCTAGTAGTAGCCTAGTTGACATTCCTTTGCAACACAAAAACTGATTGATTATTTCACTGCCATCAATAAAACGTACAAATGCAAGCAAGTGACTAGTGTTGCTTATATCCGTGGACTCATCAACAGTTAATGCAAAAGTAGAATCCTGaagttttttttaacctttttttcaatattttcagataaatctaaaattcttctgtgtattgtatcatttgataaggggattttgctaatttctttttcagctttctcaccaAACATGGATTTAACAATCTTTTTGCAAGCGGGCAGTATAACTGACTCAGCAAGTGTGTGAGATTtagattttaatgctattattcctGCGACTTCAATTGAAGCAAGCTGAGCCCTTTCTGATGCGGTCATTGTTTTCTCAAATACATTGCGCTGCTTCGATTGCTGATCTAAAAGCCTTTGAAAATATACAAGATCTTTATCCTGCAGAGATGAATGTTTAGAAGTGAGATGTTTCTTTAACTTACTTGGTACCATggattcatttgacattttatcgccGCAAACTACACATAATGGATTTGGTTGAGCAGCATCTCCAGACCAAAAAAATCCGAACTTCAAGTAGCTCTCATTATACTGTCTATTTAAATTATGgcgaatttttgccttttttacatTGGAGTTTGTTGGGTTCAATAATTGTTCACTATCAGACTCACGGCTACCACTAGCctcctttcttataagaaatttATCCATTGTGAAGGAATGCACTAAAATCAATAAACATGGTACTCTTGTCCTGCAAATACACTGGTCAATGGGAATTATCATAAAACCCCAACAGACTGAATGAAACAAAAAGGCTAGTAATGTGATTGGTGAAGTGCACTACCATCACCACTCAAGTACTGTCTCAACCGACACTGACAACAAGACACCGAGAGTATGCAATGAGAGCGAGACTCAGACACGTATGATACGCGTAGGCAAGGTAACCAGAGCTCTGCTTTTGAGCGGAACAAATCAGTTAACTGATTGTACATATGCCctacttttttaatgttactaatatgttctgctttcttataagtgtgccccaatatttactgaattgtatgtgtgcgtgtctgagagagagagagagagagagagagagagagagagagagagagagagagagagagagagagatgttatgtaaTGGTTGATAGACCATCCATCCTCACATGTACATTCATCCAACGTTGTTTATATGTGAAGCTTTTAATAGTAGGAGTCTTACAGGATATCTCAAATGATGTGCATTTCTTTTACAGAAATATAACTACCAAAGACTGAACCAAAAGGCATGCACATGATTTtaagtaataatattatatatatatatataaagatatatatatatatatatatatattatatatatatatatatatatatatatatatatatatatatatatccatatatatatatatatatatatatatatatatatatatatatatatatatatatatatatatatatatatatatatatatatatatatatatatatattgtgtatgtatgtatgtatttatgtatgtgctttatgcatacacacacatgtacggtATATACAAGAGGGAAGTGTCCTTCTTTTAGGTCACAAATCTGGTTACATTATGATGATtacgtatatgatacatatatcaattatCAAACTTGGAAGTGATTAAACTCCTAACATCGATTACAGATGATAGCAACAACGGGCAGCCTGAAGATCAAAATTCAATAACAACATAGCAATATACTCATTACAAGTAGACACAGTGCTACATTAAAATGCAACTATTTTGGTTGAAACAAAAGGAACTATACTAAAAACGGTTTGAAAGCATGAGGCAATACCATGTCATACATCCCAGACAGAACGAAGCCCATCACAATACCGAATGCCATCTCCACttataatattaaacttttattaattgtagaattattataaatattatgacaAACTCAAATGGCTGAAAGTTACTTATGTAAACTGCAAAGTAggctatattttaaataattgtcaGTATCAATAAGCGTTACTTTTCATTCATGTGAAACCAAAATCTATACCCATTTTTCGTATTTTCTGGTGTGCCATGACTATATTTCGTGGCACACTTCAAATAATCTCGTGGCACACCAGTGTGCCGTGGCACACTGGTTGAGAATCACTGAGTCATATAGAGTTGAAGGAGCTGCTCCCGAGTCTCTCATCAGAGAGTGCTCTCATCTAGACAACATAAATTGTCATCTCACCCCTCTCTTGGGCTTATGCTACTTCGGTAGCCCTCCCATGCAGAGTTGAAGTGAAAGAGTTTAATGCAGTTTTTCTTCTGGGAACCTAGCCCAGCACCCTCCATCGACATAACCAGGGTTTCTTCGGTTCCCAAAGTTTTCATCGCCAGCCAACTTCAAAAAACCCGCATTCATGTTGCCAGGATTCTTTATTGAATCCGGCATGTTCGCAGACTTTCATCCCTCATGAACATACGTTTTTCCCCTCACCTTGTTCCTTTTACAAAAGGAGGCAGATCCTTTGAATCTGTTCCTCCCCCTGCATCGGGAGGTACAACCACATGGGGTTACCACACTCCCTCATTCACTCGTTTGAAGGTTGAGTTCAAAGCTGTCTAATGTGACAGTTATGGCAACTTAACTGTTAGAattcctgacaacactgggatGGGTAACCCACTAGAACACCAGAGGTTGACGGCATCTTGTATATTCCCAGTCTCCGTTGGCCTATACGCCCTCAGATCTTTGAGTGAGCACCTTCAGCCTCCATCTACGAAATCCTTGCCCGAAGAAACATATTGGCTCGACCCTTCATGAGACTCACTCTTGCTTGTGAATTTGGACAATGACTGTCATCTATAACTGAGCTTTCCCTTCGACCAAAGTTGTTCAAGAAAAAGTTCTTCCTTTCTTATCCTAGAGCAAGGTTTTTCCAGTAATGGTGAAACCCCTGCTACGAGCTCAAAATACTTGGTTCATGTTTTTGCCAAGGACAGAGAGTCCCCATCCTGCAAGAGGTACTCTTGTTTTTTCCATCCTCCTTTAGGAAGTGGGAAGTGGTCTGTCTTTTTCCTCGCGATTGGAACATCTAGTCTCTTGGGAAGACGCGGTTCGTCAATATATCGCCAAGCTTCTTAGGTCACTTCTTACAGAAGTCTTCAGCTTAGTTTTTCCTCTTGGAATGAGTTTCATATTCAAACCCTGTCGTACAAGGGAAAGGCTTGCGATCATTCAAACACTTAGCCCATGGCTTTTTGTACAGGATCGACCACTAAAACTAATGCTCCTAGTCACCTTTTGGGGACATCCATCTTCAGCCTGTCATGTCATGGAAGGGTGCTCCAGTTAGCTAAGGACCGAGGGTAGTCACAGGGGTTTCTACCCTAAGGTCAACCTTCCCCTTCAGGATCGGCCTCGTGTCCAAGACTTAGGATGACTGGGTCCTCTTAAGAGTCTCGAGCTCCTCTGAGACATCTCCTTGAGTTTACCACGATCTGAGGACTGGAGTAATCTTAGAAGAGACCCTACTCTCTTATCGAATGTAGATATTTATAGACATGGTTATCAGCCCGCAGAAAACCTCCGCAGGTTCGATAAGACTGCACCAGTCTCCTTCGAATTCAAACCTAATCAGGTACAGCCAGATCACAGGTCCTTCGGCACCAGGTATTTTCTTTCCCTCTGGTTCTTTACGAGATCTGAGCAAGAGAATATCCATATAATGAGGTTGCCAGTGAGAATCTAATCTAAGGGGTCAATCTCCTCGCTTTTTCTCCGAATCGATTTCCCCCccagatgcatcaaagaaaggggAGGGGTCCATGCTGTACCACTCGGCTAATGGGCTTTGGTCAGAGTCTGAAGGGAACCGCTTCTTTAGACCTCTCAGAGAGGAGGGCAATCTTCCTGCGGGCAAGAGGTACCATCCCCCTTTATGGGGAACTCATTTTTGAGCTCCGACTCGTTTCTTCTACAATGCCCTATGTTTACCTTCAACTTGGGCTGAGCCTCGGGGATGGGAAACAGAGAGTGGCGCCAAGAGGACTGCCTCTAGGTGATGGAAATCTCCCTTCCTTTGTGGAGAGAATAACCGATTACGGCATCAGATGTTGATCGAGTCTTCCCCTTCTGCAGACAAGACTTCCTTCTCTCGTTGGTCTACCCTTCGGAGGATTCTTCCAGTGAAGATGGGGATTCATCCACTCCCCTGCTGAGGAGGTAGTTCCTCCACCAGCCACTATGCAGCAATTTTCCTGATTGCTGGAAGGATCGTCGACAGCGGCAGCAAACGATGGCCGCCTTTCCCATCTGCTagagaatcttccttttcctggtTTTTCTCCCCTTAGGGGGGTCCCTCCTAAGGGAATTAGTTTCACCTGTTCTCTGCCATTGCCCTTCAGAGCAGGACTCGTGTCTCGTTAGAAGTCTCATCTTGCCTACTTAAGTAGATCCTGAGAAATCCTACGGAAATTGGTTTCGTCCATATCCCCCTCTTGATCTTTGGAAACAGGCCATCAGACTCCTCTCGCTAGCAAGACTTGCCAGGCCCAGCAGACTCGTCTTATCAGCAAGATTTTTCTTGCCCATCAGACTCTTCATTCCCAGTCGACTCAtctgcaactcctgatggagaACCCCCTCACCAACCATTAACAGTCACATACAAACATCTTTAAAAACAGTACCTTCTCTGTAACTTCACCTCGGGAGACTATCGTCCTCCTCTCTCAGGGAGTCTCTCCCTCAACATATTGCAAAGAGAATGTCTGTATAGCTGGATAGATCTTTGGCTTCAGCCACTCCAGGCTAAGTGGAGTTAGTTGGTATCGTTTTAAGGGTATCCTTCCCCTCGATATCATTATGCCAGCATTAGGGGTATTCCTCGGTTACCCTCGGGAGGAAAGCGTCTCTTGCTCTCGGCATTGCAAGGCCACCGCTAttccttgagccttgccttcaaacCATAAGGCATTAACCTTTCCTCCACGGCGGCATTactcctcatacggagtttcgaGCCTACGGACCCTTAGTCGGAAAGGAGACCTCATTCCAGTATTCCAAGCAGCTGAGGTTTCCTGACCTTGATGACAGGTGTCCCACTTGTGTTGCCTTCTTCCAAGAGAATTGGCAAAACTCATGAGATGCCCTTAATGTGGGCCATTCACAATAATGGACCCAGTAGCGCTCGACCTCgtttctggcagctcagatccTAGACTCCGAACCCTTCAGTCTGGGAATCCTTTGCATCATGACCAATGATCCAGATTAACAGTTACTATGCCAGAAAGAAACTGGAGGACTTTCTCAAGGAAATTACGAGACCTCACCCAAAGTGTCAACACTCTTCATCAGCATGGTCAAaaggaggatcacgaagaacaccTTCTCTGCCTGAATTCAAGGTCTTGGACTTTGCACTGAATCCAAATCCTCCTGCAACACGTCGACCAGAGCACTCGACGTCccgggcattgctacgtccctggcgttggAATTTATCTACTtggtgatgcaggttctacaggcAGCCATATAAAAATGTCACACGGCCTTCGCCgcccactacatgcaagacgtAGCCCACAAGAGACTCAATATGATCTCTATCGATCCTGTGGTGGCTACAAAACAACTGGTTTAAcatctcaagctccttgatggacaagtagcagcagATTGTGGGCATTGGTTACCCTGTTTTAATCTGGGTGAATAGTTAAGAAGAACTGGCTCTTttatcttcatcctcccctcttctGGGGAAATCAGCATCTAGGCTCCTCTTCATAGCTGAACTgaaccactacaggtaaaccattgttcccttgtgtaacctactGTTGCTTCCCTATACCTTGGCGGGGTGGTATTGGTTATATCTTGGAGACCTTGGAGGATTCCtcgacagtcacattgctagtatcacaaacacagcTTGTATAGGCCGCAGACCGTACTTAGCAAGATTTTAGCAAGGTTTAAGGTTTCGCCTACTGTGCGCTAACACACATAGAAAGGAATTTCCGGCCCAAAAGCCCAGATTGGCAGGTACGTCCACACTCCTAATGGATGagtcaatccctataaatagcattggtttgtatttcagttacagaacaagtgacaaatttggaagtgattTATATttatcctaacgatacaaacctgtagctatttatacaaattagcccgccaaccctgtcccccttgaagtcctaccatcAAGCAAAGTAAATtgtagtcacaggtgtgtgagtgagaaggGTAGCTACTACCTTCCACCCTCAGCTAAGTAGCTGGTAGGTGGTTAACtctcgctaaaagtctaatggcttgtctttcagcttcgccgaaagtaatacccctataaattgCTACAGATTTGGatctttaggaaaaatatatattacttccaaatttgtcatttttagctGCAACCTATCGACCAATTGCAtcgacatcttgcttatgtaagatcatggtgaAGATGGTCAATGCACCACATgcggtacctggaaaagaagggtattttatcacgtATCCAGTgcgga
This Palaemon carinicauda isolate YSFRI2023 chromosome 25, ASM3689809v2, whole genome shotgun sequence DNA region includes the following protein-coding sequences:
- the LOC137618923 gene encoding zinc finger BED domain-containing protein 5-like, whose translation is MDKFLIRKEASGSRESDSEQLLNPTNSNVKKAKIRHNLNRQYNESYLKFGFFWSGDAAQPNPLCVVCGDKMSNESMVPSKLKKHLTSKHSSLQDKDLVYFQRLLDQQSKQRNVFEKTMTASERAQLASIEVAGIIALKSKSHTLAESVILPACKKIVKSMFGEKAEKEISKIPLSNDTIHRRILDLSENIEKKVKKNFRILLLH
- the LOC137618922 gene encoding protein FAM200A-like; protein product: MTGCIKGFVSLAEKENPDLIRTHCFLHREVLISKISQEDFKLVLHHLVEIINYIKSRPLKSRLFEQLCKGMDSQHVRLLMHTEVRWLSKGKVLTRVRELHKELIVFFDQEKQGKFCEHLRCELWMSKLEYLTEIFSQLNNTNSSMQGRNENILTSTDKLVALKKKIIIWKNRASSGNFDMFPSMRTTCIKEMIPIVVSHLTALDENIDHYFPSLSTEKYDWIRNPFMNIPSNIGLQLCEEEELATISSDRDLKIKHSTVPIDSFWISVQEEYPTLSKKALSLLLQFSTSYLCELGFSTLNNIKTMKRERLRSTEEEMRVCLSHIRPNIEEVAKITRHKFHTNHLHNLL